In Aquificaceae bacterium, the following proteins share a genomic window:
- a CDS encoding glycosyl transferase: ISVLTLAFYSKSYAKVFKPDALLVYTPSLLIPLLWIIQTPEPIQYLANLWRESFSRVEGDFSRLRHMLFFPLVNFKDTLPWSFLFPLSLYVARKDLDFPPQLRALLLLFLANYIPYWVSDSAGRYIMPLYPLLAILFAYYLHKALKVEVFRKLFLITILIVILLKFLHSIFFFPYAENRESSRKRIAEQIVNMIDPKSSIACQCPQEKSVCLYLGLWKGEPLRLLSKEKEVRYVVNCGEPKGDSVVEFKLKDKTIRLEELRRDNF; this comes from the coding sequence TATTTCTGTTCTAACCCTTGCCTTCTATAGCAAAAGTTATGCGAAGGTTTTTAAACCAGATGCCCTTCTTGTATATACGCCCTCTCTTCTTATACCGCTTTTATGGATAATTCAAACGCCAGAGCCAATACAATACTTGGCAAACCTATGGAGAGAGAGCTTTAGCAGAGTAGAAGGAGATTTTTCAAGGCTAAGGCATATGCTCTTCTTCCCACTTGTAAATTTCAAAGATACGCTACCTTGGAGTTTTCTTTTCCCTTTGTCTTTGTATGTGGCAAGAAAAGACCTTGACTTTCCTCCACAGCTAAGAGCACTTCTCTTGCTTTTCTTAGCCAACTACATTCCCTATTGGGTTTCCGACTCCGCTGGCAGATACATAATGCCACTTTATCCACTTTTGGCAATCCTTTTTGCCTATTACCTTCACAAAGCCCTCAAGGTTGAAGTCTTTAGAAAGCTGTTCCTTATAACCATTTTAATTGTTATCCTGTTAAAATTCCTACACAGTATTTTCTTCTTCCCCTATGCGGAAAACAGGGAGAGCTCAAGGAAAAGGATTGCGGAGCAAATAGTAAATATGATAGACCCGAAAAGTTCAATAGCCTGCCAATGTCCACAGGAGAAATCTGTGTGTTTGTATTTAGGTCTTTGGAAAGGAGAGCCTCTAAGGTTGCTAAGTAAGGAAAAAGAGGTAAGATATGTGGTTAACTGTGGAGAGCCAAAGGGTGATAGCGTTGTGGAGTTTAAACTAAAAGATAAAACTATCCGCCTTGAGGAGCTAAGAAGGGATAACTTCTAA
- the gcvT gene encoding glycine cleavage system aminomethyltransferase GcvT, which yields MRTPLYSKHKELGARFVEFAGWEMPLEYKSIVEEVRAVRSSCGLFDVSHMGRLIISDGFETLQKLTSRDMGRLKEGKVQYNLLLNEQGGVKDDITLYKLSEREFFMCVNAGNKEKVKEWLLGWGLSVRDMSQEWMQFAIQGPRSQEVLSKHLPVGDIKYYHFKVFGDMLLSRTGYTGEDGFEVYAPVEKGLELFMELSKECMPCGLGARDVLRIEAGMPLYGHELSEDITPFEANLDRYVSLEKDFLGKDALLQRKVEKKLFGLELLQRGVPREDYKVFYKDREIGYVSSGTYSPTLQKGIALCFVHVDHRIDGLEVDLQVRDRRLPARLRSYPFLAPQGG from the coding sequence ATGAGAACGCCTCTCTATTCAAAACACAAAGAACTCGGTGCAAGGTTTGTGGAGTTTGCAGGCTGGGAAATGCCTCTTGAATACAAGTCCATAGTGGAAGAGGTAAGGGCGGTAAGAAGCTCTTGCGGGCTTTTTGATGTGTCTCATATGGGAAGGCTAATTATCTCCGATGGCTTTGAGACACTACAAAAGCTAACTTCCAGAGACATGGGAAGGCTAAAAGAGGGTAAGGTGCAATACAACCTGCTTTTAAACGAGCAAGGTGGAGTAAAGGATGATATAACCCTCTATAAGCTTTCTGAAAGGGAGTTTTTTATGTGCGTAAATGCGGGAAACAAGGAAAAGGTCAAAGAGTGGCTTTTGGGTTGGGGGCTTTCTGTAAGAGACATGAGCCAAGAGTGGATGCAATTTGCCATTCAAGGACCAAGGTCGCAAGAAGTCCTTAGCAAACACCTACCTGTTGGGGACATAAAATACTACCACTTTAAGGTCTTTGGAGATATGCTCCTTTCACGCACGGGATACACGGGCGAAGACGGCTTTGAGGTTTATGCACCAGTGGAGAAGGGCTTGGAGCTTTTTATGGAGCTTTCTAAAGAGTGTATGCCTTGTGGGCTTGGTGCAAGGGATGTCTTGAGGATAGAGGCGGGAATGCCACTGTATGGACACGAGCTTTCGGAGGATATAACACCCTTTGAGGCTAATCTTGACAGGTATGTAAGCCTTGAAAAGGACTTTTTGGGCAAGGACGCACTTCTACAAAGGAAGGTGGAAAAGAAGCTCTTTGGACTTGAGCTTTTGCAAAGAGGTGTGCCAAGAGAGGACTACAAGGTATTTTACAAAGACAGGGAGATAGGCTATGTAAGCAGTGGCACTTACTCTCCAACCCTGCAGAAGGGTATAGCATTATGTTTTGTCCATGTAGACCACAGAATTGATGGGCTTGAAGTGGACCTGCAAGTGAGAGATAGAAGGCTACCTGCAAGGCTTAGAAGTTATCCCTTCTTAGCTCCTCAAGGCGGATAG